In the Wyeomyia smithii strain HCP4-BCI-WySm-NY-G18 chromosome 2, ASM2978416v1, whole genome shotgun sequence genome, one interval contains:
- the LOC129725261 gene encoding uncharacterized protein LOC129725261 — protein MEFISSNLDTADNASRSPRNINQMEIFYSHLCEDVNSSFDSQYYPRPCHYLSTNGGSPRPGPSFQVSAIGSRCHHSNSLENRRSTPHGSSFICGPSHRNCFPFHHDVTRRNQSSRTDRGRADQASVVSGRYPQPCYSHRSRRDQPFTLSSIDESRGLPVQASVVKSFHFMHIE, from the exons atggaATTCATTTCGTCTAACCTCG ATACCGCAGATAACGCCAGCCGAAGTCCAAGAAATATAAATCAAATGGAAATCTTTTATAGCCATTTGTGTGAAG ATGTTAATTCGTCATTCGACAGTCAATACTATCCCCGGCCATGCCACTACCTTTCTACTAACGGAGGTTCACCTCGTCCTGGCCCTTCTTTCCAAGTCTCTGCTATCGGTAGTCGGTGTCACCACTCCAACAGCCTAGAGAATAGACGTTCAACACCCCATGGTTCTTCTTTTATCTGTG GTCCATCGCACCGTAATTGTTTTCCCTTTCATCATGATGTTACACGCCGCAATCAGTCAAGCAGAACAGACCGTGGCCGTGCTGATCAAGCTTCTGTCGTTAGTGGTCGATATCCTCAACCATGTTATAGTCATCGTTCACGTCGCGATCAGCCCTTTACGTTAAGCAGCATAGATGAAAGCCGGGGGCTTCCTGTCCAAGCTTCTGTTGTTAAAAGTTTTCATTTCATGCATATAGAGTAA